ATCGCCGGTCGGCTCTTATTTCAAGGGCGGCCCCGCGCCCGTTTCGATCTGGGTGTCGGAGAACTACACGCGTGCCGCGGTCGGCGGCACCGGCGCCGTCAAATGCGGCGGCAACTACGCCGCGAGCCTGCGCGCGCAGGCCGAGGCCATCGAGCATGGCTGCGACCAGGTCGTCTTCCTCGATGCGGTCGAGCGCCGGTATATCGAGGAGCTCGGCGGCATGAACATCTTCTTCGTGCTCGATGACGGCTCACTGATCACCCCGCCGCTCGGCACCATTTTGCCGGGCATCACCCGCGACTCCATCATCGCGCTGGCCAAGGACGCCGGCACGCCTGTGCGCGAGGAGCCCTACACGATCGAGCAATGGCGCAAGGATGCGGCCAGCGGCAAGCTGAAGGAAGCTTTTGCCTGCGGCACGGCGGCCGTCATCTCGCCGATCGGCAAGGTGTGCTCGGCGAGCGGCGACTTCCTCATCAGCGGCGGCGCCGCGGGCCCCGTCGCCATGGGGCTGCGCAAGCAGCTGGTCGACATCCAGTACGGCCGGACCAACGACCCGCACGACTGGATCAGAAAGGTCTTTTGACCGGCGGCGGACTCTTTCCGCCGTTCCTGTGACGTTTTCTTAGGTTGAGCACGGCCAGCACGCGCCTCGCGAGGACGCGCGCGTGGGCACGTGCGCGCAAAATTCAACAGCACCGGGAGAGAGACATGGGCGTTTCATTCGACAACATCGACGGCGTCATCTGGTATGACGCCAGGCTGGTGCCGTGGAAGGACGCCAACGTTCATTTGCTGACCCATGGCCTGCATTATGCG
This genomic interval from Bradyrhizobium sp. CB82 contains the following:
- a CDS encoding branched-chain amino acid aminotransferase; translated protein: MSLKFEIQPATNPTPEKERTAKLANPGFGRVFTDHMAVVRYSQAKGGWHDAHVEARANFQLDPAGAVLHYAQEIFEGLKAYKREDGGVNLFRPDANARRFKNSAERMAMAPLPEDVFIEAVEQLVRIDRAWIPGGEGSLYLRPFMIASEVFLGVKPSAEYIFAVIASPVGSYFKGGPAPVSIWVSENYTRAAVGGTGAVKCGGNYAASLRAQAEAIEHGCDQVVFLDAVERRYIEELGGMNIFFVLDDGSLITPPLGTILPGITRDSIIALAKDAGTPVREEPYTIEQWRKDAASGKLKEAFACGTAAVISPIGKVCSASGDFLISGGAAGPVAMGLRKQLVDIQYGRTNDPHDWIRKVF